Proteins found in one Planctomycetes bacterium MalM25 genomic segment:
- the ycjS_2 gene encoding putative oxidoreductase YcjS, whose amino-acid sequence MRLGILGAGAIGEKHAAAAAASGVEVAAVVDRDADRAASVAGEHGATSATEPQALWDDAAIDAVVVCVPNCFHKPLALEALQAGKHVLLEKPMALSAGECDELIAAAEKAGRHLQIGYAHRYTAVGSGAKQLIESGELGDPYHAKAHLHLRRGIPGLGGWFTTKALSGGGALIDLGVHLIDLSLHLLGQPTAVAVTGKAYSKFGVKKEEYVFESMWAGPPKYDGVFDVDDHATAMITFDSGATLDLQVSWACNLPDGSLPDSMMAVLGDRGGVSFELFGDHLLLRNEVAGRNASSKLALPAAEHMQLQMADFAKAAAEGRPGVGATPGDGRQVQAIVDAIYESSEQNAPVTIGRETCR is encoded by the coding sequence ATGCGATTGGGAATCCTGGGCGCCGGGGCGATCGGCGAGAAACACGCGGCGGCGGCCGCCGCCTCGGGTGTGGAAGTCGCCGCGGTCGTCGACCGCGACGCGGACCGGGCCGCTTCGGTAGCGGGCGAGCACGGCGCGACCTCCGCGACCGAGCCGCAGGCCCTGTGGGACGACGCGGCGATCGACGCGGTCGTCGTTTGCGTGCCGAACTGCTTCCACAAGCCGCTCGCGCTGGAGGCCCTCCAGGCGGGCAAGCACGTGCTGCTGGAGAAGCCGATGGCGCTCTCTGCCGGCGAGTGCGACGAGCTGATCGCCGCCGCCGAGAAAGCGGGCCGCCACCTGCAGATCGGCTACGCCCACCGCTACACGGCGGTCGGTTCGGGGGCCAAGCAACTGATCGAGTCGGGCGAGCTGGGCGACCCCTACCACGCCAAGGCGCACCTCCACCTGCGGCGGGGGATCCCGGGGTTGGGCGGTTGGTTCACGACCAAGGCGCTCTCCGGCGGCGGCGCGCTCATTGACCTGGGCGTCCACCTGATCGACCTCTCGCTCCACCTGCTCGGCCAGCCGACGGCGGTCGCCGTCACGGGGAAGGCGTACTCGAAGTTCGGCGTGAAGAAGGAAGAGTACGTCTTCGAGTCGATGTGGGCCGGCCCGCCGAAGTACGACGGCGTGTTCGACGTCGACGACCACGCCACGGCGATGATCACCTTCGACAGCGGCGCCACGCTCGACTTGCAGGTTTCGTGGGCGTGCAACCTGCCGGACGGCTCGCTGCCCGACTCGATGATGGCCGTGCTCGGCGATCGGGGAGGCGTCTCGTTCGAGCTGTTCGGCGATCACCTGCTGCTCCGCAACGAGGTCGCCGGCCGCAACGCCAGTAGCAAGCTCGCGCTGCCGGCCGCCGAGCACATGCAGCTGCAGATGGCCGATTTCGCGAAAGCCGCCGCCGAGGGCCGCCCCGGCGTGGGGGCCACGCCAGGCGACGGCCGCCAGGTGCAGGCGATCGTGGACGCGATCTACGAATCGAGCGAGCAGAACGCCCCGGTGACGATCGGCCGAGAGACCTGTCGGTAG
- the sglT_1 gene encoding Sodium/glucose cotransporter, giving the protein MTHLPPFAAAELSDQIVVAVYLLGSLALGLYASGWFRAPAGEGGEAEDDYFLAGRRVPGWMNGVSYAATALNADVGPTYCGFAVVVGLPIAFFYLPRFALAWMIAALLFAVRWRQLGVRTGPEFYALRFGGARTRFVRIYSALFAVLVNMAPWIGAGLLGVHKIFGPAFGVDDGLAAAWGVGDPKVITLAIVLPVLMVYVWIGGFAGVVVTDVMQTLVIVAASLVLLGSVLVEHGGPSGLAEGILAAQPEHAGEILSTWPVWGHRVLGPIVVLAWLVVPTVGRGGSVDLEGQRLFSCKSDRDAARMNVWAVVGLFVMLLLLTLPSLGLLIKHPGLYLAEPAERELAYGMLLDEYLPVGLFGVALAALLASVMSTISSHLSYGSQTLVNDVARQLLPGAEWLREGGAGAVWAGRALMLVILAFGVAVTFNADSLIGIAIVLGGMYGATATVYWGQWWWWRVNFWSWLTAMVGGPIVYAVLGGLQLGPIDLPGVLDQFPQWAEAAAESASAAQGMNMLKAAIGMTITFALWVAVTLRTRPESMETLKAFYRRARPMGAWGPVREACLAEDPEGLPPEGLLTHGFGVAVLGAAAVSSGVLAASVAFVGRWGECLALLAVVAVTGVAFARGFGRQMDRLDANG; this is encoded by the coding sequence ATGACTCACCTCCCGCCCTTCGCCGCCGCCGAACTGAGCGACCAGATCGTGGTCGCGGTCTACTTGCTCGGCAGCCTGGCGCTCGGCCTCTACGCGAGCGGTTGGTTCCGCGCGCCCGCAGGGGAGGGGGGCGAGGCGGAGGACGATTACTTCCTCGCGGGCCGGCGTGTGCCGGGCTGGATGAACGGCGTCTCCTACGCCGCGACCGCCCTCAACGCCGACGTCGGCCCGACCTACTGCGGTTTTGCCGTGGTGGTCGGCCTGCCGATCGCCTTCTTCTACCTGCCCCGCTTTGCGCTGGCCTGGATGATCGCCGCGCTGCTGTTCGCCGTCCGTTGGCGGCAGCTCGGCGTGCGGACGGGGCCCGAGTTCTACGCGCTGCGGTTCGGCGGCGCCCGGACCCGCTTCGTGCGGATTTACTCGGCGCTGTTCGCGGTGCTCGTGAACATGGCCCCCTGGATCGGCGCGGGGCTGCTGGGGGTCCACAAGATCTTCGGCCCCGCGTTCGGGGTCGACGACGGCCTCGCCGCCGCGTGGGGCGTGGGCGACCCGAAGGTCATCACGCTGGCGATCGTGCTGCCCGTGCTGATGGTCTACGTCTGGATCGGCGGGTTCGCGGGCGTGGTGGTCACGGACGTGATGCAGACGCTGGTGATCGTCGCTGCGAGCCTCGTGCTGCTCGGCTCGGTGCTCGTCGAGCACGGCGGCCCGAGCGGACTCGCTGAGGGGATCCTCGCTGCGCAGCCCGAGCACGCGGGCGAGATCCTCTCGACCTGGCCCGTGTGGGGCCATCGTGTATTGGGGCCGATCGTCGTGCTGGCCTGGCTGGTCGTGCCGACAGTGGGGCGGGGCGGTTCGGTCGACCTGGAGGGGCAACGCCTCTTTTCCTGCAAGAGCGACCGCGACGCGGCGCGGATGAACGTGTGGGCGGTCGTCGGACTGTTTGTGATGCTCCTGCTGCTGACGCTCCCGTCGCTCGGCCTGCTGATCAAGCACCCAGGCCTCTACCTCGCCGAGCCCGCCGAACGCGAGCTGGCGTACGGGATGCTCCTGGACGAGTACCTGCCGGTCGGGCTGTTCGGCGTGGCGTTGGCGGCGCTGCTGGCGAGTGTCATGTCGACGATCTCCAGCCACTTGAGCTACGGCTCGCAGACCCTGGTGAACGACGTCGCGCGGCAGTTGCTGCCCGGCGCGGAATGGCTGCGCGAGGGGGGCGCCGGCGCCGTGTGGGCGGGTCGGGCGCTGATGCTCGTGATCCTGGCTTTCGGAGTCGCGGTGACGTTCAACGCGGACTCGTTGATCGGCATCGCCATCGTGCTGGGCGGCATGTACGGGGCCACCGCGACGGTCTACTGGGGCCAGTGGTGGTGGTGGCGTGTCAACTTCTGGAGCTGGCTTACCGCGATGGTCGGCGGCCCGATCGTCTACGCCGTGCTGGGCGGGCTCCAACTCGGTCCGATCGACCTGCCGGGCGTGCTCGACCAGTTCCCCCAGTGGGCCGAAGCGGCCGCCGAGAGCGCCTCGGCTGCGCAGGGGATGAACATGCTGAAGGCGGCGATCGGCATGACGATCACCTTCGCCCTGTGGGTCGCGGTCACGCTGCGGACCCGGCCCGAGTCGATGGAGACCCTCAAGGCGTTCTACCGCCGGGCCCGGCCGATGGGCGCCTGGGGCCCGGTGCGCGAGGCTTGCCTCGCCGAAGACCCCGAGGGCTTGCCCCCCGAGGGGCTGCTGACCCACGGATTCGGCGTCGCGGTGCTCGGCGCCGCGGCGGTCTCGAGCGGTGTGCTGGCCGCTTCGGTCGCGTTCGTCGGGCGCTGGGGCGAGTGCCTCGCGCTGCTGGCGGTTGTGGCGGTCACGGGCGTGGCGTTCGCCCGCGGCTTCGGACGCCAGATGGACCGGCTCGACGCGAACGGTTAG
- the anmK_1 gene encoding Anhydro-N-acetylmuramic acid kinase, translating to MPQSPEMHYAVGVISSVTGDTVEAAVIHSDGRDEIQPIGGVSTPCDENLRWGLLEATQNDLPTTEILRIELELTQQYVRAIDELRLRHPEAMAAASVIGLDGHTLRRVPSEGLSFQIGNPWLLSERIGLPVISDFRRYDMAAGGQGAPLEAMYQWALMTKEPRPAVMLNFGAVTSLTWLSRENDIIAGDVGPGMELLSEWVNEVAEAPDDYDGAISARGEVDADCVRYALDSPFFARPLPRTPTRSDFERIDVSGLSAHDGAATICAVIAEALIAAVDQLPERPKLAWVTGSGSRHPLILKRLAEAFDEVRNVSERNLNPDTLQAESFGWLAIRYLRGLPVSTPETTGCRAAQCAGASTASGLASWL from the coding sequence ATGCCGCAGTCCCCAGAAATGCACTACGCCGTCGGGGTGATCTCGTCGGTGACCGGCGACACCGTCGAGGCGGCGGTCATCCACAGCGACGGGCGCGACGAGATCCAACCCATCGGCGGTGTCAGCACCCCCTGTGACGAGAACCTCCGCTGGGGCCTGCTCGAGGCGACGCAGAACGACCTGCCGACGACCGAGATCTTGCGGATCGAACTCGAACTCACCCAGCAGTACGTCCGCGCCATCGACGAGCTCAGGCTCCGCCACCCGGAGGCGATGGCGGCCGCCTCGGTAATCGGCCTCGATGGCCACACCCTCCGCCGGGTGCCGAGCGAGGGGCTGTCGTTCCAGATCGGCAACCCGTGGCTGCTGTCAGAGCGAATCGGATTGCCCGTGATCTCCGATTTCCGCCGCTACGACATGGCGGCCGGCGGGCAGGGTGCGCCGCTCGAGGCGATGTACCAGTGGGCCCTGATGACGAAGGAGCCGCGCCCCGCCGTGATGCTCAACTTCGGCGCCGTGACGAGCCTCACCTGGCTCAGCCGCGAGAACGACATCATCGCGGGCGACGTCGGACCGGGGATGGAGCTGCTCAGCGAGTGGGTCAACGAGGTCGCCGAGGCGCCCGACGACTACGACGGCGCCATCTCCGCCCGCGGCGAGGTGGACGCGGACTGTGTGCGGTACGCGTTGGACAGCCCGTTCTTCGCACGGCCGCTGCCCCGCACGCCGACGCGCTCCGATTTTGAGCGGATCGACGTCTCGGGCCTGAGCGCGCACGACGGCGCCGCCACGATCTGCGCCGTGATCGCCGAGGCGTTGATCGCCGCGGTCGATCAGCTGCCCGAACGCCCGAAGCTGGCGTGGGTGACCGGTTCGGGGAGCCGCCATCCGCTGATCCTCAAACGGCTCGCCGAGGCCTTCGACGAAGTCCGCAACGTGAGCGAGCGCAACCTGAACCCCGACACGCTGCAAGCCGAGTCGTTCGGCTGGCTGGCGATCCGCTACCTGCGGGGCCTGCCAGTCTCGACGCCCGAAACGACCGGCTGCCGCGCGGCGCAGTGCGCGGGCGCCTCGACCGCGAGCGGGCTGGCGAGCTGGCTGTGA
- the xylR_3 gene encoding Xylose operon regulatory protein has translation MAIPEVAVLVETDSSWGRNLLRGVASFAQKFGPWTLVVDSHDRGSSWVFPEAWRADGVIARIATPLVLRQIQDRGAPAVDVGDLFVGAEGIDSVITSAEAWAQLALGHFRSKGFEHFAHYAPPSRDYSKRRGAAFAAAVEQAGWHCAQYRPGYRVGREISRDEHRRRVARWLRQLPQPVAVLAVDAQRGKDLAEVCGSEGVAIPDEVAILAGDSDELSCEICSPPLSSIDVASRRIGYEAAARLAARFAGGPALEAPLEVEPDGVHARQSTDVLAIEDPLMAQTIRFMQTHACRGVTVEDVLEAIPVARRQLERQFRQCFGRSPAEELRRLRLERGRQLLAETELSMEEVAAASGYSGSTQFGAAFRKDQGLTPLAYRRRLQSGG, from the coding sequence GTGGCGATCCCTGAAGTCGCGGTGCTCGTGGAGACCGACTCGAGCTGGGGCCGCAACCTGCTCCGCGGCGTGGCGAGCTTCGCGCAGAAGTTCGGGCCGTGGACTTTGGTGGTCGATTCTCACGACCGCGGGTCGAGTTGGGTCTTCCCCGAAGCGTGGCGCGCCGACGGCGTGATCGCCCGCATCGCGACGCCCCTCGTGCTGCGGCAGATTCAGGACCGCGGCGCGCCGGCGGTCGATGTGGGCGACCTGTTCGTGGGCGCGGAAGGAATCGATTCGGTCATCACCAGCGCCGAGGCGTGGGCGCAGTTGGCGCTCGGGCATTTTCGGTCGAAGGGGTTCGAGCACTTCGCGCACTACGCCCCGCCGAGCCGGGACTACTCGAAACGCCGGGGCGCCGCCTTTGCCGCCGCCGTCGAGCAAGCCGGTTGGCATTGCGCGCAGTACCGGCCCGGGTACCGTGTCGGCCGTGAGATCAGCCGCGACGAGCACCGCCGGCGCGTGGCGCGGTGGCTGCGGCAGCTGCCGCAGCCCGTCGCGGTGCTCGCGGTGGACGCCCAGCGCGGCAAGGACCTCGCCGAGGTCTGCGGCTCCGAAGGGGTCGCGATCCCGGACGAGGTTGCGATCCTCGCGGGCGACTCGGACGAGCTCTCGTGTGAGATCTGCTCACCCCCCTTGTCGAGCATCGATGTGGCGAGCCGGCGGATCGGCTACGAAGCGGCCGCCCGGCTGGCGGCCCGCTTCGCGGGTGGGCCGGCGCTCGAAGCCCCGTTGGAGGTCGAGCCGGACGGGGTCCACGCCCGCCAATCGACCGACGTGCTCGCCATCGAAGATCCCTTGATGGCCCAAACCATTCGCTTCATGCAGACGCACGCCTGCCGAGGGGTCACCGTCGAGGATGTGCTCGAAGCGATCCCGGTCGCCCGGCGTCAGCTCGAACGCCAGTTCCGGCAGTGCTTCGGGCGCTCGCCGGCCGAGGAGCTTCGCCGGCTGCGGCTTGAACGGGGCCGCCAGCTGCTGGCCGAGACCGAGCTGTCGATGGAGGAGGTGGCCGCCGCCTCGGGCTACTCCGGCTCCACCCAATTCGGAGCGGCCTTCCGCAAGGATCAGGGACTCACCCCTTTGGCCTACCGCCGCCGTTTGCAGTCGGGCGGGTGA
- a CDS encoding Oxidoreductase family, NAD-binding Rossmann fold → MAKRIGFLDDDLDNFHANTYLDALRGPLAERGYKVAGATALQAEKGAAWAAEKGIAYFDSVEALSDRVDAFAVLAPATPETHLGLCELALPHGKPTFVDKTFAPDVATAERIFALADEHGAPIQTTSALRSTNVQAEVAQMNDLLVSVAQWAGGASFDEYGIHPVELAISCLGLEPQRLMIGGAEHHPTLLIEFDHGRVATIDFNASEYVPFVAVLTSDRSCKAVVVDDSKLFVDAAAAILDFYDAGEALVPRGETMAVLRVLEAARNPAAREGWVAI, encoded by the coding sequence ATGGCCAAGCGGATCGGCTTCCTCGACGACGACCTCGATAACTTCCACGCCAACACGTACCTCGACGCGTTGCGCGGCCCGCTGGCCGAGCGGGGCTACAAGGTCGCCGGCGCCACGGCGCTGCAGGCGGAGAAGGGCGCCGCGTGGGCCGCAGAGAAAGGGATCGCCTACTTCGATTCGGTCGAGGCCTTGTCCGACCGGGTCGACGCCTTCGCGGTGCTCGCCCCCGCCACGCCCGAGACGCACCTCGGCCTCTGCGAGCTGGCTCTGCCGCACGGGAAGCCGACCTTTGTCGATAAGACCTTCGCGCCCGACGTGGCGACCGCCGAACGGATCTTCGCGCTGGCGGATGAGCACGGTGCGCCGATCCAGACGACCTCCGCCCTGCGATCGACCAACGTGCAGGCCGAGGTCGCCCAGATGAACGACCTGCTGGTCAGCGTCGCCCAGTGGGCGGGCGGGGCGTCGTTCGACGAGTACGGCATCCACCCCGTTGAGCTGGCGATCAGCTGCCTCGGGCTCGAGCCGCAGCGTCTCATGATCGGCGGGGCCGAGCACCACCCGACCCTGCTCATTGAATTTGATCACGGCCGCGTGGCGACGATCGACTTCAACGCCAGCGAGTACGTCCCGTTCGTCGCCGTGCTGACGAGCGACCGCTCGTGCAAGGCGGTGGTGGTCGACGACTCGAAGCTCTTCGTCGACGCCGCCGCGGCGATCCTCGACTTCTACGACGCGGGCGAAGCGCTCGTCCCCCGGGGCGAAACGATGGCCGTCCTGCGGGTCCTCGAAGCGGCCAGGAACCCCGCCGCCCGGGAGGGTTGGGTCGCCATTTAG
- the sthA_2 gene encoding Soluble pyridine nucleotide transhydrogenase: MHHYDLVVIGSGPGGQKAAIAGAKLGKRVAIIERAKELVGGVCLHTGTIPSKTMREAILHLTGFRQREVYQEQYRSRKSITMDDLRQKLAQVSRSEWDIIQDQFDRNGVATFVGEASFVDPHTVEVLGPEGPTLLTAEKVLLAPGTKPARPAHIPFDGTTVFDSDEFLNLENIPRSMIVVGGGVIGVEYGLMMATLGVRVTVIDGRERLLDFCDREIVDSLVYNARSMGVTFRLGENVSEVRRVGPNSAAVELESGKRILGETVLFSVGRQGDTEALKLEAAGLEPDKRGRITAQPGTFQTDVPHIYAVGDIVGFPALASASMEQGRQAVGHAFGVATRDLGEIPYGLFTVPEISLIGKNEQQLTADHVPYEVGVARFSEIARGQIVGDHTGLLKLLFHRETRELLGIHAIGETATEIIHIGQAVMALGGTLEYFRDTVFNYPTMAECYKVAALDGLNKLSAYDDDWVEGQAPTETVEAELAGV; encoded by the coding sequence ATGCATCACTACGATCTCGTCGTCATCGGCAGCGGCCCCGGCGGGCAGAAGGCGGCCATCGCGGGCGCGAAGCTCGGCAAGCGTGTCGCCATCATCGAGCGCGCCAAGGAGCTCGTCGGCGGGGTCTGCCTGCACACGGGCACGATCCCCTCGAAGACGATGCGCGAGGCGATCCTGCACCTCACCGGCTTCCGTCAACGCGAGGTCTACCAGGAGCAGTACCGCTCGCGTAAGTCGATCACGATGGACGACCTGCGGCAGAAGCTGGCCCAGGTGTCGCGCAGCGAATGGGACATCATCCAAGACCAGTTCGACCGCAACGGCGTGGCGACCTTCGTCGGCGAGGCAAGCTTCGTCGATCCGCACACGGTCGAGGTGCTCGGCCCCGAAGGCCCGACGCTCCTCACCGCCGAGAAGGTGCTGCTCGCGCCCGGCACCAAGCCGGCCCGCCCCGCGCACATCCCGTTCGACGGGACCACGGTCTTCGACTCGGACGAGTTCCTCAACCTCGAGAACATCCCCCGCTCGATGATCGTTGTCGGCGGGGGCGTCATCGGCGTCGAGTACGGCCTGATGATGGCCACGCTCGGCGTGCGGGTCACGGTGATCGACGGCCGCGAGCGGCTGCTCGATTTCTGCGACCGCGAGATCGTCGATTCGTTGGTCTACAACGCCCGCTCGATGGGCGTCACGTTCCGCTTGGGCGAGAACGTCTCGGAGGTGCGACGCGTCGGGCCGAACTCGGCCGCGGTCGAGCTGGAGAGCGGCAAACGGATTCTTGGCGAGACGGTGCTGTTCAGCGTCGGCCGCCAGGGCGACACCGAGGCGCTCAAGCTCGAAGCGGCCGGCCTCGAGCCGGACAAGCGGGGACGCATCACCGCCCAGCCCGGCACGTTCCAAACCGACGTGCCACACATCTACGCGGTGGGCGACATCGTCGGCTTCCCGGCGCTCGCCAGCGCCTCGATGGAGCAGGGCCGGCAGGCGGTGGGGCACGCGTTCGGTGTCGCGACCCGCGACCTGGGCGAGATCCCGTACGGCCTGTTCACCGTGCCGGAGATTTCGCTGATCGGCAAGAACGAGCAGCAGCTCACCGCGGACCACGTGCCGTACGAGGTGGGAGTCGCCCGCTTCTCGGAGATCGCCCGCGGTCAGATCGTCGGCGACCACACCGGGCTGCTGAAGCTCCTCTTCCACCGCGAGACCCGCGAGCTGCTGGGCATCCACGCCATCGGGGAGACCGCGACCGAGATCATCCACATCGGCCAGGCCGTGATGGCGCTCGGCGGCACGCTCGAGTACTTCCGCGACACGGTCTTCAACTACCCGACGATGGCCGAGTGCTACAAGGTCGCCGCGCTCGACGGCCTGAACAAGCTCTCCGCTTACGACGACGACTGGGTCGAGGGCCAAGCCCCCACCGAAACGGTTGAGGCGGAGCTGGCGGGCGTCTGA